From a single Nostoc sp. MS1 genomic region:
- a CDS encoding ImmA/IrrE family metallo-endopeptidase, which produces MTLTETLPTEFRQRCEGIATEQRSLLRLRAFDSLPADMLTAQMNAKIVTPEQIPSLDPSIVEILLNSDQWSAGIINQNPLWIINNPRHTPARRESNLMHEFGHLLLRHKIVRFDPNTGLPLRRQNDENEATYLGGCLQIPRRGLLWAVQRQMTQTQIALHFHASEEMVRFRSNVTGVNIR; this is translated from the coding sequence ATGACACTAACAGAGACATTACCAACAGAGTTTAGGCAGAGGTGTGAAGGAATTGCCACCGAGCAACGTAGTTTATTAAGATTACGAGCATTTGACTCATTACCCGCAGATATGCTAACGGCTCAAATGAATGCAAAAATTGTGACACCCGAACAGATTCCCAGCTTAGACCCTAGTATCGTGGAGATATTGCTCAATAGTGACCAATGGTCAGCAGGAATTATTAATCAAAACCCACTCTGGATTATCAACAATCCACGCCATACTCCCGCACGACGTGAATCAAACCTGATGCACGAGTTTGGACACTTGCTATTAAGACATAAAATCGTCCGCTTTGATCCAAATACTGGGCTTCCTCTGCGCCGACAAAACGATGAAAATGAAGCAACTTATTTAGGTGGCTGTCTTCAAATTCCACGCCGGGGATTACTCTGGGCTGTTCAGCGTCAAATGACACAGACGCAAATAGCGTTGCATTTTCATGCAAGTGAGGAAATGGTGCGATTCCGTAGCAATGTCACAGGCGTAAATATCAGATAA